A genomic segment from Chitinophagaceae bacterium encodes:
- a CDS encoding UMP kinase, with protein MMLPRYKRILLKLSGESLSNSNSSFDPLDPKIIEQYAKDIKQVTEMGVQVAIVIGGGNIYRGMNEAESGIERAQGDYMGMLATVINGMALQSGLEKAGVNTRLQSAIKMEQIAEPYIRRRAIRHLEKGRVVIFGAGTGNPYFTTDTAGSLRAIEIKANIILKGTRVDGIYSADPEKDLKAKRFQKISFEECISKNLKVMDMTAFTLCMENKLPIVVFDMNKPGNLMSVVTGEKVGTLVS; from the coding sequence ATAATGCTTCCAAGGTACAAGCGCATTCTCTTAAAACTTTCCGGCGAATCCCTCAGTAATAGTAATAGCAGTTTTGATCCGCTGGATCCAAAAATAATTGAGCAATATGCCAAAGACATTAAGCAGGTAACCGAAATGGGCGTGCAGGTAGCCATTGTAATAGGCGGCGGCAATATTTACCGGGGAATGAACGAAGCGGAAAGCGGAATTGAGCGTGCCCAAGGCGATTATATGGGTATGCTGGCCACGGTAATAAACGGCATGGCCCTTCAAAGCGGCCTTGAAAAAGCAGGCGTAAATACAAGGTTGCAAAGCGCCATTAAAATGGAGCAAATAGCCGAGCCTTACATACGCCGTCGTGCCATACGCCACCTGGAAAAAGGCCGTGTGGTAATTTTTGGCGCAGGCACTGGCAACCCTTATTTTACTACCGATACAGCAGGCTCTTTAAGAGCTATAGAAATTAAAGCCAATATAATTTTAAAAGGTACCCGGGTAGATGGTATTTACTCTGCCGACCCGGAAAAAGACCTCAAAGCCAAACGGTTTCAAAAAATAAGTTTTGAAGAATGCATCAGCAAAAACCTAAAGGTGATGGACATGACGGCCTTTACCCTTTGTATGGAAAACAAACTGCCTATAGTAGTATTTGATATGAATAAACCGGGTAACCTAATGAGCGTGGTTACCGGTGAAAAAGTTGGCACATTAGTGAGCTGA